One genomic window of Alphaproteobacteria bacterium includes the following:
- a CDS encoding Gfo/Idh/MocA family oxidoreductase produces MVDSSATRPGFALIGAAGYIAPRHMQAIRDVGGDLVAALDPRDSVGIIDRYFPDASFFVEFERFDRFIDKLRRKGAPVDYVSICSPNYLHDAHVRFALRSHADAICEKPLVLTPWNVDGLAEIERESGRRINAILQLRLHPAIVRLRQRLAAATVRHQVDLTYIASRGRWYGVSWKGDEGKSGGIAANIGVHFFDMLVHLFGPVRRNLVHRREASRAGGYLELERADVRWFLSVDRADLPADTPPGKSTFRAIAIDGEEVEFSTGFEDLHTQSYRAILDGGGFGLEDARAAVEITSAIRFMDLTPHAGEVHPRLHAAGG; encoded by the coding sequence TTGGTCGATAGCAGCGCAACACGGCCCGGTTTCGCCCTGATCGGCGCGGCCGGCTATATCGCGCCGCGGCACATGCAGGCGATCCGCGACGTCGGCGGCGACCTGGTCGCGGCGCTGGACCCGCGCGATTCGGTCGGGATCATCGACCGCTACTTCCCCGACGCCAGCTTCTTCGTCGAGTTCGAGCGCTTCGACCGCTTCATCGACAAGCTGCGGCGCAAGGGCGCGCCGGTCGACTACGTCAGCATCTGCTCGCCGAACTACCTGCACGATGCGCACGTCCGCTTTGCGCTGCGGTCGCATGCCGACGCCATCTGCGAGAAGCCGCTGGTGCTGACCCCCTGGAACGTCGACGGCCTGGCCGAGATCGAGCGCGAGAGCGGCCGGCGGATCAACGCCATCCTGCAACTGCGGCTGCATCCGGCGATCGTCCGGCTGCGCCAGCGGTTGGCCGCCGCGACCGTCCGCCACCAGGTCGACCTGACCTACATCGCCTCGCGCGGGCGCTGGTACGGCGTGTCGTGGAAGGGCGACGAGGGCAAGTCGGGCGGGATCGCGGCGAATATCGGCGTGCACTTCTTCGACATGCTGGTCCACCTGTTCGGCCCGGTACGCCGCAACCTGGTGCATCGCCGCGAGGCGAGCCGCGCCGGCGGCTATCTGGAGCTGGAGCGGGCCGACGTGCGCTGGTTCCTGTCGGTCGACCGCGCCGACCTGCCGGCCGACACGCCGCCGGGCAAGAGCACCTTTCGCGCCATCGCCATCGACGGCGAGGAGGTCGAGTTCTCTACGGGATTCGAGGACCTGCACACCCAGAGCTATCGCGCCATCCTCGACGGCGGCGGCTTCGGGCTGGAGGACGCGCGGGCGGCGGTGGAGATCACCTCCGCGATCCGCTTCATGGACCTGACGCCCCACGCGGGCGAGGTCCATCCCAGGCTGCACGCGGCGGGCGGATGA
- a CDS encoding class I SAM-dependent methyltransferase, whose amino-acid sequence MTGWSALRARYRDLRDAADRGVPLADAWAAFGTEARAVAGTCPEHLTLLLAEIERRFAGIDRAQVAILDHGCGSGVTVMVLAALGYTNVRGVDVGGDPSTLNRIARSALGHADDRFQIYDGDRLPIADACIDVVLSQQVLEHVRPAVFERYYSEEARVLRPGGIAYHQVPHRLAPYDSHSRTWLLHYLPRPLFMGVLRLFRSDVATLESHLYLRWPWRHRRMVRRAIGPCTDLTLSRLKTVRTLETYEGARSLRRLIDRSIDLPLIGGAIGGALTWFVQIDTVAVRRNEA is encoded by the coding sequence ATGACCGGCTGGAGTGCCCTTCGCGCCCGCTATCGCGACCTGCGAGACGCCGCCGACCGGGGCGTGCCGCTCGCCGACGCCTGGGCCGCCTTCGGCACGGAGGCGCGTGCGGTCGCAGGGACCTGTCCGGAGCATCTGACGCTGCTGCTTGCCGAGATCGAGCGGCGTTTCGCCGGCATTGACCGCGCGCAGGTGGCGATCCTCGACCACGGCTGCGGGTCGGGCGTCACCGTGATGGTATTGGCAGCGCTCGGCTACACCAACGTGCGGGGCGTCGACGTCGGTGGCGACCCGTCGACGCTGAACAGGATCGCCCGGTCGGCGCTGGGCCATGCCGACGACCGTTTCCAGATCTACGACGGCGACCGCCTGCCGATTGCCGACGCCTGCATCGACGTGGTGCTCAGCCAGCAGGTGCTGGAGCATGTGCGCCCCGCCGTGTTCGAGCGCTATTACAGCGAGGAGGCACGCGTGCTGCGCCCCGGCGGCATCGCCTATCACCAGGTGCCGCACCGGCTGGCCCCCTATGATTCCCACTCGCGGACGTGGCTGCTGCACTATCTGCCGCGGCCGCTGTTCATGGGCGTGCTGCGGCTGTTCCGCAGCGACGTTGCGACGCTGGAGTCGCACCTGTACCTGCGTTGGCCGTGGCGCCACCGGCGCATGGTGCGGCGGGCGATCGGGCCGTGCACCGACCTGACCCTGAGCCGGCTGAAAACAGTGCGGACGCTGGAGACCTATGAGGGCGCGCGCAGCCTCAGGCGGCTGATCGATCGCAGCATCGACCTGCCGCTGATCGGCGGGGCCATCGGCGGCGCGCTGACCTGGTTCGTCCAGATCGACACGGTCGCGGTCCGCCGCAACGAGGCATAG
- a CDS encoding acetyltransferase has translation MSGQARPLAIVGASGHGRVVIDAARRSGQFDLVGLVDASVPAGSMVAGIAVVGPDDALVALADMHPGLACIVAIGDNAVRARVADALAARGLGFAAVVHPAGVIAESAHIAPGAFVAAGAIVNPDARIGAHAIVNTCATVDHDAQVGDFAFVGPNAALAGGVVLGRGAMVGIGACVTPGIVIGDRATVGAGAVVIRDVGAGERVAGNPARRLSANAGAKRPA, from the coding sequence GTGAGCGGGCAGGCAAGGCCGCTGGCGATCGTCGGCGCATCCGGTCACGGACGGGTGGTGATCGATGCCGCGCGGCGCAGTGGTCAGTTTGACCTGGTCGGCCTTGTCGATGCATCGGTGCCGGCCGGCTCCATGGTGGCCGGCATCGCCGTCGTTGGACCCGACGATGCGCTCGTCGCGCTGGCCGACATGCATCCTGGCCTCGCCTGCATCGTCGCCATTGGCGACAACGCCGTGCGCGCGCGGGTGGCGGATGCGCTGGCGGCGCGCGGGCTCGGTTTCGCCGCCGTGGTTCATCCCGCCGGGGTGATCGCGGAGTCCGCCCATATCGCGCCGGGCGCCTTCGTCGCGGCCGGCGCCATCGTCAATCCCGACGCGCGGATCGGCGCGCACGCGATCGTCAACACCTGCGCGACCGTGGATCACGATGCGCAGGTGGGCGACTTCGCCTTCGTCGGGCCGAATGCGGCACTGGCCGGCGGCGTCGTGCTGGGACGCGGCGCCATGGTGGGGATCGGCGCCTGCGTCACCCCGGGCATTGTCATCGGCGACCGCGCGACGGTCGGTGCCGGCGCCGTGGTCATCCGCGATGTCGGTGCGGGCGAGCGGGTGGCCGGCAACCCGGCCCGGCGCCTGTCGGCAAATGCCGGGGCGAAGCGCCCGGCGTGA
- a CDS encoding DegT/DnrJ/EryC1/StrS family aminotransferase — MTSPQPTPQPTIEFAGLKAQQAALGPAIAARMDAVLRHGQYIMGPEVAELESALAAFAGARQAVALSSGTDALVAAMMALSVGAGDAVFLPSFTFPATAEAPLLLGATPVFVDVDPQLFTIDPADLAARVEAIRRAGRLRPRMVIAVDLFGLPADYDALAPVAEAAGMTLLADAAQSFGASVDGRRVGTLTGITATSFFPAKPLGCFGDGGALFTDDAALADRLRSIRAHGRGAAKYDIDRLGLNARLDTLQAAVLLAKLPAFAGELAARERLAASYDAGLADAVVTPARRAGAVSAWAQYTILSDRRDALRRHLEAAGIPSAVYYPRPTHLQPAYRRFGDGPGSLPVSEALCARVLSLPMHGYLSADAAARVIDAVRDAATA; from the coding sequence ATGACGTCGCCACAGCCGACGCCCCAGCCGACGATCGAATTCGCCGGCCTGAAGGCGCAGCAGGCCGCCCTCGGCCCGGCGATCGCCGCCCGGATGGATGCCGTGCTGCGGCACGGCCAGTACATCATGGGCCCGGAAGTGGCCGAGCTGGAATCGGCATTGGCCGCCTTCGCCGGCGCGCGGCAGGCGGTGGCGCTTTCGAGCGGCACCGATGCGCTGGTCGCCGCGATGATGGCGCTGTCGGTCGGTGCGGGCGATGCCGTGTTCCTGCCCTCTTTCACCTTCCCGGCGACCGCTGAGGCGCCGCTGCTGCTGGGCGCCACGCCGGTGTTCGTCGATGTCGACCCGCAGCTGTTCACCATCGATCCGGCCGACCTCGCCGCACGGGTGGAGGCGATACGGCGTGCCGGTCGCCTGCGGCCACGCATGGTGATCGCGGTCGACCTGTTCGGGCTGCCCGCCGACTACGACGCGCTCGCGCCGGTCGCCGAGGCCGCCGGCATGACGCTGCTGGCCGACGCCGCGCAGAGCTTCGGCGCCAGCGTCGACGGCCGGCGGGTCGGCACGCTGACCGGCATCACCGCCACCAGCTTCTTTCCGGCCAAACCGCTGGGCTGCTTCGGGGATGGCGGCGCGTTGTTCACCGACGATGCCGCACTGGCCGACAGGCTGCGCAGCATCCGTGCGCACGGCCGCGGCGCCGCCAAATACGACATCGACCGCCTCGGCCTGAACGCCCGCCTCGATACCTTGCAGGCCGCCGTGCTGCTGGCCAAGCTGCCGGCCTTCGCCGGCGAGCTGGCGGCGCGCGAGCGCCTCGCCGCCAGCTACGACGCCGGGCTCGCCGATGCGGTCGTCACGCCGGCCCGCCGGGCAGGCGCCGTCAGCGCCTGGGCGCAGTACACCATTCTGTCCGACCGCCGCGACGCGTTGCGCCGGCACCTGGAGGCGGCCGGCATTCCGAGCGCCGTCTACTACCCGCGGCCGACGCACCTGCAGCCGGCCTATCGCCGTTTCGGCGACGGCCCCGGTTCGCTGCCGGTCAGCGAGGCGTTGTGCGCACGCGTGCTGAGCCTGCCGATGCACGGCTATTTAAGCGCCGATGCCGCGGCGCGCGTGATCGACGCGGTCAGGGACGCGGCCACCGCATGA
- a CDS encoding glycosyltransferase family 4 protein: MSGPLAVLCLDIEGGHGGSSRSLAIALGHLDRSRVEPTVWMRRASWLQQHYAGLGIASRVRPDLPKVSALPRFSRNLAVFVRFFAVDWPRSRGFRTDLLEAADAADVVHFNHEATFWLARWLRRRRPNLPLTMHIRTNLHRSAFARWQCGVVRRAVDAAVFITANERTTFAAHAPLPARHAVILNPVAIADSPAAPHPALCDDGRFRIGVLANYSPGRGLDRLVAIAAAMDARDRAGVRFVVAGDMGGPDGGALAAQARAAGVADCFQFLGHVDAPEAVLAGLDLLIKPTREANPWGRDIIEAMAAGVPVMSFGTDATFVETGTTGWLFDGFDAGQTAAALTAASHDRPLCARLGAQARARVAALCDPSRQAGALAALWNEIRDARAAERRQ, from the coding sequence ATGAGCGGGCCGCTGGCGGTGCTCTGCCTTGACATCGAGGGCGGCCACGGCGGCTCCTCGCGCAGCCTTGCCATCGCGCTCGGCCACCTCGATCGCAGCCGGGTCGAGCCGACCGTGTGGATGCGCCGCGCGAGCTGGCTGCAGCAGCATTACGCCGGCCTGGGCATCGCCAGCCGCGTCCGGCCCGACCTGCCCAAAGTCAGCGCCCTGCCGCGATTCTCGCGCAACCTGGCGGTATTCGTCCGCTTTTTCGCCGTCGACTGGCCGCGCAGCCGCGGCTTCCGCACCGACCTGCTGGAAGCCGCCGACGCTGCCGACGTGGTCCATTTCAATCATGAGGCCACCTTCTGGCTGGCACGCTGGCTGCGGCGACGCCGGCCGAACCTGCCGCTGACCATGCACATCCGCACCAACCTCCATCGCTCCGCCTTCGCCCGCTGGCAGTGCGGCGTGGTCCGGCGCGCGGTCGACGCCGCCGTGTTCATCACCGCCAACGAGCGGACGACCTTCGCCGCACATGCGCCGTTGCCGGCGCGTCACGCGGTGATCCTGAACCCGGTCGCGATCGCCGACAGTCCCGCCGCGCCGCACCCGGCGCTGTGCGACGACGGGCGGTTCCGCATCGGTGTGCTTGCCAACTACTCGCCCGGTCGCGGACTCGACCGCCTGGTCGCGATCGCGGCGGCGATGGACGCGCGCGACCGCGCCGGCGTGCGCTTCGTCGTCGCCGGCGACATGGGCGGGCCCGACGGCGGCGCGCTCGCCGCCCAGGCGCGCGCGGCCGGGGTGGCCGACTGTTTCCAGTTTCTCGGCCATGTCGATGCGCCGGAGGCCGTGCTGGCCGGCCTCGACCTGCTGATCAAGCCGACGCGCGAGGCGAACCCGTGGGGACGCGACATCATCGAAGCGATGGCGGCCGGCGTGCCGGTGATGTCGTTCGGCACCGATGCCACCTTCGTCGAGACCGGCACGACCGGCTGGTTGTTCGACGGCTTCGATGCCGGGCAGACCGCGGCCGCCCTGACCGCGGCTTCGCACGACCGGCCGCTCTGCGCGCGGCTCGGCGCGCAGGCCCGCGCCCGCGTCGCCGCGCTGTGCGATCCGTCCCGCCAGGCGGGCGCGCTGGCCGCGCTCTGGAACGAGATCCGCGACGCGCGCGCGGCGGAGCGGCGGCAATGA
- a CDS encoding GMC family oxidoreductase → MAEQNGDSADVVVVGAGVSGAITSLILAEAGIDVVCLEQGGRVAPGAFPHFDADWEWQRSTAWHPEPNTRRGEDDYPVETDSEATLMWNAVGGSSVIYTALWPRYRPSDFRKGDEHGLAPNWPITYEELAPFYDEADRLLGVSGLAGDPGGPAVAAYPTPPLPIGAVGRRLAAGFDRLGWHWWPMPAAVISQDYDGRPGCNGCGGCIAGCPRGSMSNVALSVWPKALRAGARLRTRARALSVETDRAGRATGVVYADREAGCRRRVRAQAVVLACNGVGTPRLLLASGDLANSSGQVGRNLTHHTLVGTEMWVDAPLASHTGSLGAVISQQFAETDTGRGFVNGFNFNCVGMEGAGLQSLGFLAPGGAPWGEGHHDWFRRHFGHGFVAFAIGDDIPRPENRVTLSADACDADGLPVPRIEYAPHANDWAMMAFARERLQDLAGAVDSFAHRTVDYVDPLTGRYRPPAWHLLGTCRMGDDRATSVVDRWNRCWDVPNLLVVDGSALATAGAVNPTPTIAAVAVRAARHLRDSRGRV, encoded by the coding sequence ATGGCTGAGCAAAACGGCGACAGCGCCGATGTCGTGGTGGTCGGGGCCGGGGTTTCCGGCGCGATCACCAGCCTGATCCTGGCCGAGGCGGGGATCGACGTGGTCTGCCTGGAGCAGGGCGGGCGGGTGGCGCCGGGCGCGTTCCCGCACTTCGACGCGGACTGGGAGTGGCAGCGCTCGACGGCGTGGCATCCGGAGCCGAACACCCGCCGCGGCGAGGACGACTATCCGGTCGAGACCGACAGCGAGGCCACGCTGATGTGGAACGCCGTCGGCGGCTCCAGCGTGATCTACACCGCGCTGTGGCCGCGCTACCGGCCGTCCGACTTCCGCAAGGGCGACGAACACGGGCTCGCGCCGAACTGGCCGATCACCTACGAGGAACTGGCGCCGTTCTACGACGAGGCCGACCGGCTGCTCGGCGTCAGCGGGCTGGCGGGCGACCCGGGCGGGCCGGCGGTCGCCGCCTATCCGACACCGCCGCTGCCCATCGGCGCGGTCGGCCGCCGGCTGGCTGCCGGATTCGACCGGCTCGGCTGGCATTGGTGGCCGATGCCGGCGGCGGTGATCTCGCAGGACTATGACGGGCGGCCGGGCTGCAACGGCTGCGGCGGTTGCATCGCCGGCTGTCCGCGCGGATCGATGAGCAACGTCGCGCTCTCGGTCTGGCCCAAGGCCCTGCGCGCCGGGGCGCGCCTGCGCACCCGGGCGCGGGCGCTCAGTGTCGAGACCGACCGCGCCGGCCGCGCCACCGGCGTGGTCTATGCCGACCGCGAGGCCGGCTGCCGGCGGCGCGTGCGGGCGCAGGCCGTCGTGCTCGCCTGCAACGGCGTCGGCACGCCGCGGCTGCTGCTGGCCTCCGGCGACCTTGCCAACAGCTCGGGCCAGGTCGGCCGCAACCTGACCCATCACACGCTGGTCGGCACCGAGATGTGGGTCGATGCGCCGCTGGCGTCGCACACCGGCTCGCTGGGCGCGGTGATCAGCCAGCAATTCGCCGAGACCGACACCGGCCGCGGCTTCGTCAACGGCTTCAATTTCAACTGCGTCGGCATGGAAGGCGCCGGCCTGCAGTCGCTCGGTTTCCTGGCGCCCGGTGGCGCACCCTGGGGCGAGGGCCACCACGACTGGTTCCGCCGCCATTTCGGCCACGGCTTCGTTGCCTTCGCCATCGGCGACGACATCCCCCGGCCGGAGAATCGCGTGACCCTGTCGGCCGACGCGTGCGACGCCGACGGTCTGCCGGTTCCGCGCATCGAATACGCACCGCACGCGAACGACTGGGCGATGATGGCGTTCGCCAGGGAGCGGCTGCAGGACCTGGCCGGCGCCGTCGATTCGTTCGCGCACCGCACGGTCGACTATGTCGATCCGCTGACCGGCCGCTACCGGCCGCCGGCCTGGCACCTGCTCGGCACCTGCCGCATGGGCGACGACCGCGCGACCTCCGTGGTGGACCGGTGGAACCGCTGCTGGGACGTGCCGAACCTGCTGGTGGTCGACGGCAGCGCACTGGCCACCGCCGGGGCGGTCAACCCGACGCCGACCATCGCAGCCGTGGCGGTGCGTGCGGCGCGGCACCTGCGCGACAGCCGCGGCCGGGTCTAG
- the neuC gene encoding UDP-N-acetylglucosamine 2-epimerase, with protein sequence MSEETYRRRRVCTVTGTRADYGLLRWAMAEIDADPRLELCVIATAMHLLPEFGGSIRAIEADGFTVDATVDMLLAGDSPLAMAKSTGLGTIGLADALARLQPDWVLVPGDRIEALAAAQAAMLLGIPVAHLHGGEISLGAVDDSIRHAITKMAVLHLTAAEPYRRRVVQLGEAPERVIDVGAPGLEALTRLPLLDRTELERSVGHALPAPLLLVTFHPETRGGDDAAAAVACVIDAALQVEGTHLLVTRANADAGGRAINARLDAMAAREPARIALVASLGQQRYLSALALADAVVGNSSSGLIEAPAAGTPTVNIGGRQDGRLRAPSVIDCPLESAAISAAIRRALGAAMQACAARRENPYGAPGPIGRRIAEALARAEPPPGGRKPFHDIVVPDLRDPCIPGNP encoded by the coding sequence ATGAGCGAGGAAACGTATCGCCGCCGCCGGGTCTGCACGGTCACGGGCACGCGCGCCGACTATGGCTTGCTGCGTTGGGCGATGGCGGAGATCGACGCCGACCCGCGGCTGGAGCTTTGCGTGATCGCGACGGCGATGCACCTGCTGCCGGAGTTCGGCGGGTCGATCCGTGCGATCGAGGCGGACGGCTTCACCGTCGACGCCACCGTGGACATGCTGCTGGCCGGCGACAGCCCGCTGGCGATGGCGAAATCGACCGGGCTCGGCACGATCGGGCTGGCGGATGCGCTGGCGCGGCTGCAGCCCGACTGGGTGCTGGTGCCGGGCGACCGGATCGAGGCGCTGGCGGCGGCACAGGCTGCGATGCTGCTCGGCATTCCGGTCGCGCACCTGCATGGCGGCGAGATCAGCCTGGGCGCGGTCGACGACAGCATTCGCCATGCGATCACCAAGATGGCGGTGCTGCACCTGACGGCCGCCGAACCCTATCGGCGCCGCGTCGTGCAGCTGGGCGAGGCGCCCGAGCGGGTGATCGATGTCGGTGCGCCGGGGCTGGAGGCGCTGACCCGGCTGCCGCTGCTCGATCGTACGGAGCTGGAGCGATCGGTCGGCCATGCCCTGCCGGCGCCGCTGCTGCTGGTCACCTTCCATCCGGAGACGCGCGGCGGCGACGATGCGGCGGCGGCCGTCGCATGCGTGATCGACGCGGCGCTCCAGGTCGAAGGCACCCACCTGCTAGTCACGCGCGCCAATGCCGACGCCGGCGGGCGTGCGATCAACGCACGGCTGGATGCGATGGCCGCGCGCGAGCCCGCGCGGATCGCGCTGGTCGCGTCGCTCGGCCAGCAGCGCTATCTGAGCGCGCTGGCCCTCGCCGACGCCGTGGTCGGCAACTCGTCGAGCGGGCTGATCGAGGCACCGGCCGCCGGCACGCCGACCGTCAACATCGGCGGCCGCCAGGACGGCCGGCTGCGCGCGCCCAGCGTGATCGACTGCCCGCTGGAGTCCGCGGCCATCTCGGCGGCGATCCGGCGTGCGCTCGGGGCCGCGATGCAGGCCTGCGCCGCCCGCCGCGAGAATCCCTATGGCGCGCCCGGGCCGATCGGCCGCCGGATCGCCGAAGCGCTGGCCCGGGCCGAGCCGCCGCCGGGTGGCCGCAAGCCATTCCACGACATCGTCGTTCCCGACCTTCGCGACCCCTGCATACCCGGAAACCCATGA
- the neuB gene encoding N-acetylneuraminate synthase, which produces MSAVEDTPVFIIAEAGVNHNGSLAMARELVHAAAEAGADAVKFQTFDTAKLVLASAATADYQRRNMRGADNQHAMLKALELDRDAHFELRDLCRTVGIEFMSSGFDPASVAFLAEEVGVARLKIPSGEIVNGPLLLRAARTGLPLIVSTGMCTLDEVLECLSLIAWAARHPQGTPAGRAALAAVRAAADWAAPLAAGTWLLHCVTQYPAPPEATNLRAMATLGRATGLRVGLSDHSEGRHIAVAAVAAGATVLEKHFSLSRRLPGPDHVASLEPDELAAMVQEVRDVEKALGSGEKVPLDMELRNRIPARGSLVAARPIRAGEPFSLDNVTTKRPGNGVSPLLYWDVVGGQRATRDYAADEQLEPAPAAGGAGT; this is translated from the coding sequence ATGAGCGCTGTCGAAGACACACCCGTATTCATCATTGCCGAGGCCGGCGTGAACCATAACGGCAGCCTGGCGATGGCGCGCGAGCTGGTGCACGCGGCCGCCGAGGCCGGCGCCGATGCGGTCAAGTTCCAGACCTTCGACACGGCCAAGCTGGTGCTGGCCAGCGCGGCCACGGCCGACTACCAGCGCCGCAACATGCGCGGCGCCGACAACCAGCATGCGATGCTGAAGGCGCTGGAACTGGACCGCGACGCGCATTTCGAACTGCGCGACCTGTGCCGGACGGTCGGTATCGAGTTCATGTCGTCCGGCTTCGACCCGGCCAGCGTCGCCTTCCTCGCCGAGGAAGTGGGCGTGGCGCGCCTCAAGATCCCGTCGGGCGAGATCGTCAACGGCCCGCTGCTGCTGCGCGCGGCGCGCACCGGGCTGCCGCTGATCGTCTCCACCGGCATGTGCACCCTCGACGAGGTGCTGGAATGCCTGAGCCTGATCGCGTGGGCGGCGCGGCACCCGCAGGGAACGCCGGCCGGTCGCGCCGCGCTCGCCGCCGTCCGCGCGGCCGCGGACTGGGCGGCGCCGCTGGCGGCCGGCACCTGGCTGCTGCACTGCGTCACCCAGTACCCGGCGCCGCCGGAGGCGACCAACCTGAGGGCAATGGCGACGCTTGGTCGGGCGACCGGCCTGCGCGTCGGCCTGTCGGACCACAGCGAGGGGCGGCATATCGCCGTTGCCGCGGTCGCGGCGGGCGCCACGGTGCTGGAGAAGCATTTCAGCCTGTCGCGCCGGTTGCCCGGACCGGACCATGTGGCCTCGCTGGAGCCCGACGAGCTGGCCGCGATGGTGCAGGAGGTGCGCGACGTCGAGAAGGCGCTGGGCAGCGGCGAGAAGGTGCCGCTCGACATGGAGCTGCGCAACCGCATCCCGGCGCGCGGCAGCCTGGTCGCGGCCCGGCCGATCCGCGCCGGCGAACCGTTCTCGCTCGACAATGTCACCACCAAGCGTCCGGGCAACGGCGTGTCGCCGCTGCTCTATTGGGACGTGGTCGGCGGCCAGCGCGCCACGCGCGACTACGCGGCCGACGAGCAGCTGGAGCCGGCGCCGGCTGCCGGCGGCGCCGGCACATGA
- a CDS encoding glycosyltransferase has product MIRVAFVLPSFAGGGAERVMITVANALDRTAFAPRLIVLDRAGPLAGLVADDVPVAALGQPRLRRALPALRRALADEPTDIALATLGYLNVGLLALRPLLPRRIRLVVREANMPLSGTGGHVRRALGLGMRLLYRRADRVLCPATRIADELVAQYRVPPSRVRVIPNPVDVGRLRALAEPPRRLAGTGLRLVAAGRLVEQKGYERLVALLPALPPDTRLTILGEGPLREALTAQIAAAGLGDRVVLPGFAAAPWADYAGADAFLLPSLWEGMPNAALEALAVGTPVIATPEAGGIGEVAAAAPPGAVTLAAAGAAFRAAIAQSRPGDGQMRPSLLPDRFALATVIASYQAELAALV; this is encoded by the coding sequence ATGATCCGTGTCGCGTTCGTGCTGCCGTCCTTCGCCGGTGGGGGCGCCGAACGGGTGATGATCACCGTTGCGAACGCGCTGGACCGCACCGCCTTCGCGCCGCGGCTGATCGTGCTCGACCGCGCCGGCCCGCTTGCCGGCCTGGTGGCCGACGACGTGCCTGTCGCCGCGCTGGGCCAGCCCCGGCTGCGGCGCGCGCTGCCCGCCCTGCGGCGCGCGCTGGCCGACGAGCCGACCGACATCGCGCTGGCCACCCTGGGCTATCTCAATGTCGGCCTGCTGGCGCTGCGGCCGCTGCTGCCGCGCCGCATCCGCCTGGTGGTGCGCGAGGCCAACATGCCGCTCAGCGGCACCGGCGGCCATGTCCGGCGCGCGCTCGGGCTCGGCATGCGCCTGCTCTACCGCCGCGCCGACCGGGTGCTGTGCCCGGCGACACGCATCGCCGACGAGCTCGTCGCCCAGTACCGTGTGCCGCCGTCGCGCGTCCGCGTCATTCCCAACCCGGTCGACGTCGGACGGCTGCGGGCGCTGGCCGAACCGCCGCGCCGGCTGGCCGGGACCGGCTTGCGACTGGTGGCGGCAGGACGGTTGGTGGAACAGAAAGGGTACGAGCGCCTGGTGGCGCTGCTGCCCGCCCTGCCGCCGGACACCCGCCTGACCATCCTGGGCGAGGGCCCGCTGCGCGAGGCGCTGACCGCGCAGATCGCGGCAGCGGGGCTCGGCGACCGGGTCGTGTTGCCCGGCTTCGCGGCGGCGCCCTGGGCGGACTATGCCGGGGCCGACGCCTTCCTGTTGCCGTCGCTGTGGGAGGGGATGCCCAATGCGGCGCTGGAGGCGCTGGCGGTCGGCACGCCGGTGATCGCGACGCCTGAGGCCGGCGGTATCGGCGAGGTCGCCGCTGCCGCGCCGCCCGGCGCGGTCACACTGGCCGCCGCCGGCGCGGCGTTCCGCGCGGCAATCGCGCAGAGCCGGCCGGGCGACGGGCAGATGCGGCCGAGCCTGCTGCCCGACCGCTTCGCGCTCGCGACCGTGATCGCGAGCTACCAGGCGGAGCTGGCCGCGCTGGTCTGA
- a CDS encoding acyltransferase gives MTVTAPAAASRFVHETACIDDGAEIGDGTRIWHFCHVSQGARIGARCVLGQNVFVGPGVVIGAGCKIQNNVSIYQGVELADEVFCGPSCVFTNVLTPRAFIERKAEFAPTRVGRGATIGANATVVCGVAIGRYAMVGAGAVVTRDVPDHALAVGNPARCIGWVSRAGERLGTDLVCPRTGERYRLEANDRLVAE, from the coding sequence ATGACCGTGACGGCACCGGCGGCCGCATCGCGCTTCGTGCACGAAACCGCCTGCATCGACGACGGCGCCGAGATCGGCGACGGCACCCGCATCTGGCACTTCTGCCACGTGTCGCAGGGAGCCCGTATCGGTGCCCGCTGCGTGCTTGGGCAGAACGTGTTCGTCGGCCCCGGCGTCGTCATCGGTGCCGGCTGCAAGATCCAGAACAACGTATCGATCTATCAGGGAGTGGAGCTGGCGGACGAGGTGTTCTGCGGGCCGAGCTGCGTATTTACCAACGTGCTGACGCCGCGCGCCTTCATCGAGCGCAAGGCCGAGTTCGCGCCGACCCGCGTCGGCCGCGGCGCCACCATCGGCGCCAACGCTACCGTGGTGTGCGGGGTCGCCATCGGCCGCTATGCCATGGTCGGGGCCGGCGCGGTGGTCACCCGCGACGTGCCCGACCACGCGCTGGCGGTCGGCAACCCGGCCCGGTGCATCGGCTGGGTCAGCCGTGCCGGCGAGCGGCTCGGCACCGACCTGGTCTGCCCGCGCACCGGCGAGCGCTACCGGCTGGAAGCGAATGACCGCCTCGTTGCGGAGTGA